The sequence TACTTGTCTTGCTAAGGAATTTACTTGTTGAGGAATAATTCGGAATTGTTCCTCTCTATGAATAATTAATTGGAGTTACTGAGTCAattcttcattaaaaaaaaagccgaTTAACTAATAAGTTTCGCATTTAGGTTTTTTACTTTAGGGTTCTCTTTGGcacacttttttttcctctatttttgaAGAATATAATCAAGGTGGTGAGGATTTGAAGGTTCTGGACTATTTTATGTCTCGTGTCTCTGCATTGCtctgatttttcttcttttgaatttatttgatgaAGTATATATTGATAATTCCAATTCCTTTATTATTTCTGGAACCTGATTAAAAAAGCAGTGCCCTTTTGCCTTCTGTGAAGAGGGTTCTCGTAAATTTCAGGAAAATTAGTTGCATTGTTATTGGGTGAACCTGTGTAGTTTTTGGTTGCTGAAGGTTCAGTAAATGGTGCTacatgtattttgaaaattttctatttgcTCTGTTGTGTACAGTCAATGTTGCAATGATGTTTGGTCCTTTTTTTAAGCTCAatagaatatattattttaatctttctCATGTATCTGCTTATTTATCATGGTGCTTATTCTAAAATAGTTTGTCTATTTAATGTCCTTGTAGAACACTAGAGAGACAGCGTTTGCCATCAGGAAGTTGCCATTGGTCAAGGCCAAGAGGTATTTGGAAGATGTTCTGGCCCACAAACAGGCCATCCCCTTTAGACGTTTCTGTCGTGGTGTTGGACGTACTGCTCAGGCAAAGAACAGGCACTCTAATGGACAAGGACGCTGGCCTGTTAAGTCTGCTAAATTCATCCTAGATTTGCTCAAGAATGCAGAGAGTAATGCTGAAGTAAGTTTCTTCTTGCTGTTTGCTTGTATTGTCCTGATAATCCTTACTGTTATCTAATAGTTTTCTTCTTAAATCTTCCAGGTGAAGGGTTTGGATGTAGATTCGCTCTTCATCTCTCACATCCAGGTGAACCAAGCACAGAAGCAACGGCGTCGTACCTACCGTGCTCATGGAAGAATCAACCGTATGTTATAAATGCATTCAACGTCGTTTTCTGGCTTATCTACTTCTATCTTGATAATTGAGTTAGGATCTTTTTTCTTTGGCAGCCTACATGTCGTCTCCTTGCCACATTGAGCTGGTTTTGTCCGAGAAGGAAGAACCTGTGAAGAAAGAGGTAATTCATCCTTACCATATCAAGTTTTATGTCGAAAAAGTAATGATGTGCTGTCATGGTATTGGAATTATTGAGTTCGTTACTAGTCGTGCTGCTTATTTACCTTTGGTTTGTTTTGCAGCCCGAGTCCCAGTTGACAACTAGCAAATCAAAGAAGTCTCATGCTCTACGTAGTGGTGCTTCCTCTTGAGTGGTTGTTTTAGAACTGACAATTGAATGGCCGTCTCGAGTTTCTTGCTGCTGCCCTTTTGCCTGTCAATGGGGAGTTTTGTTGCTTGTCATATAGAATGAGCTGTTATTTAGATTATTGGACGGCTTGTTTTTTTCAAACTATATCTAGTCTTAAGTGAAATTTTTCTTGAAGATTTTGTGATTGGAAGCCTAAGAATGCAtacattgttatttttattagatgcaTTTTATCCATGGCCGTCTTTGCaatttttggttgtttagtGGTCAAATTTCGTTAATTTGTTGTACTTATCTTCATTTGCCCTATGTGTTTTACCACAGCTGGCTCATTTCATCAAATAATTATAAAGGATTCTTGGAGAACAACTTGACGTGGTAATTTACCCATAAAATTAGATtacataatacaaaaaataaaatatcggATTCAAAAGGCAATGTGTTGTTttatatgaataaaaataaattacttaattaaacaaaaaagaaaataaaaaaggtttttttaaaaaaagttggaagttattatttgatttatttttatgttttttgtgttactTTTAATAATTGTTTTGGAGCATCAGGCTAGCTGTATTTCCAAGGAACAATAATGAGGTATATTGTTTgacaaagattatttttgttactttttttgttattatttatgagttgcattatttcaactaactttttctttttaaattttacaaaataaactGATTTTAAAGGCCCTAAGAGTCTTCACATTAGTAGATGGATAAATGTGTATAAAtgtacaaaatgaaaaaaagtcattaattttacacattttaagcaaaaaagTCTCTACATCAGTGCCTTTAAACTCATCTATAATGTCTACTTTGCTACAGtactgtgtaaatttacacgggtactgtagcaggtgtatttgatttttttttttatagttttttccCTCTCCTCCCTACTGACTgtcacctccctctctctctctctctctctctctctcagacacagcacaactctctctttctctcatctcatccatttttcttcctctagcTGCCCATCGCCATCGTCGCCAATAAGAACAAGGTCGAGCAAGTCGAGTCGTCAGACGGCCATCGCGAGGAGGTGGCAGTGTTGCGAAGCGTCAATCTAGTTCCGATTCGttggttgttgtttttttttttttttttttctggtttttggTTGACTGTGGGTCGGTGGGTTTTGATTATCTTGCCGCCGATTGGGTGGGCGATGAatgggtttgggtgtgggtgAGGCTCGAACGGATCGGTGGGTTTGTTGAAGGATTTTGTTGAAGGGTGGCTGGCTAGGTGTGTGGCTCGACGGAGAAGACGCAGTGAGGGAGGGAAAGTGGCTCGACGGAGAAGATGCAGTGAGGGAGACGGAGAAGACGCAGTGAGGgagggaaagaaataataaaaaatgtaaaaaaaaaaaaaggaataatattttattgaataaatgtgtagaatagataaactgatgtgggtgttttgtaaaagtggaggtataaaataaaaaaagtaagttttttcatgtaaaatagacaaaatttaaacgagctgatgtggttgctctaaatTCTAACAACCCACTTAGATAAATCTCGGGCCGTCTTCCTTTATTTCACAGACTTTTGATGGCAACATTGTCCGTCACATTCTACAAATCCCGTCCCACCCAATAATCTAACCCAACCAACAGAGTCCCTTTGGACTCCTCTTACGctcctctatctctctctctctctcaacttctCTTTTAAGTTTGGATGCTACCTCATAACTCTTCTTAAATTCTTCAAATTCATTCATACTCAGTTGATCACTACTTCTCTCAAATCCATTTAACACAAAGAACCAGCTTCCTCTCAAACTTTCTCCCAGCTTTCtctcaaatcacataaatcctTGGACCTTCCATAACTTCCCCTCAGCTGCTCGCCTATTGCCTAACCCTCATTAATCCTTATAATTCCTCAGCCATAGCTTATTATATATGGAACTTTCATATACAAGATCTTCTTCAGCTTCAATCATGTTGGACACTATAGTCACTATGAATTGATTTTCTCTTCAACTCATTCATTGAGATTTAACTAGATTATAATAGTGttgagaaaaacaaagagaagagaaaagagacaaaagaacaaaagaaagtCTGTGAAAACTAAAGAGAAATCAATAGTAAGTAAAGGTTGTTTtctctctatttaaataaaatagtatactTTTACTGTACAACTCAATGAGTCATCACTTTACAAGaaatacacatacacataccaAATGCAATAATGTTTTATcacttttgaaaatatgttattGGAGACATGATACCAAACACATATTTCTCATTATGAATACTTTTAACGAAGtgtttttacaatactttttaaaccacagttttcacatcattttgaaTATTGATATTTAAACACCACTACCCCGAAAGATCCACGAGAGATTTAAAATGCTTCTATGGAAAATTGCGTTACCCTCACCAAGGAGGCCTTGAATAGGAGATGGCCTTAAGGTGATCTTAGCTGTGCACTTTGCAGTTACCACACTTGAACATCTCATTATACATTGCTAATACTCTCTCGCCACATGTTATTTCACAGCTTGACCCATCCACCTTTCAAAGTTAGGATATAGAATACAAATGATATTGTGAAATGCTTGATATATCCATCTAGATCTTTGAAAATACCAGACAAGGAAAGACAAACTTTCACATTGTTTGCCTCTATTCTTATAGACAATATCTACAGAGatcaaaaccaattttttttttgcaagtacCTCTTCAAAGTCTAATCATACTCCTTATGCAATCAATAAATCCTACTATGAACACCTCGCAGCTTGGTTTGCAATGAAGTTCACCCTGGCTTCCTTTTGGATTCCTCCTACTCTTCGATTGATGAAGATTAACTTTGATATCGCTATTAGACTTGGTTTCTCCATAGCTGCCACAGTCTTCGCTTAATCATCCTTGTTGCCTCCCTCTGATTCCTTGATTGGTGAAGTTCATGCAGCACTTTTGGCTCTCAAGTTAGCATTTCATCATCAAttttccttttgtatttttgtgttatttGAAGGTGATTCTAAACTTGTAATTGAGGCTCTCCAACAACCCTCACCTCCAAATTTTCTTATTCCTTTCAAGCCTACTGTTTTGGCATCCTTTAGTTCCCAATCCTGTTGGGACTATTGTTATTGTATCcaaacatattaattatttggCCCACAATATGGTCAGTTGAGCTATTCATTTTAAGTAGGAAGAGCCCATAAATATCTCTTCTCCTAATTAGATTTCTTTCTCGAGTTCTAAAAATTTAGCtggatatttttttatatataataattttaaaaaaaaatttaatattcaaGTATTGTGTCATTGAATAGTTTTTTATCCCTTTAAAATTTGGGACAATTCTTACATAGTTCCGGAGCACTACTTTGAGACCATGTAAGTTTTTTCCTAAAACATGTGTGATGATTGCTCTATTCAATATCAAAACACTTATCTTGGtaattcatgtattttttaggtcaaatttctAGGAACCACGGGTGAAGGTGTGGGTAGGAGGTGCAATTGGGTAGAAAGGCAATTGGCCGCTCTCTGTAATGCCTATTCTCCTCAATTTCCCTCAAACCAGTTCTGTGTGTCACGTAAAAGGACATGCTAGTTTGCCACTAGAGAACATGAATAAGAAAATTTATCCAGCAAAAGAAACAAGTGCAATTGTCAAAATAGTgggaagagaaaggaaatacAAAGCCGAAGGATAAACAGTGAAGCAACACCGGAGAGAGAAGGACAAGGCAGTTCAGATTTGAAAAGGAGAGAGCTTCTATAAAGCTGTGTGGGAGCCTGAGAGGTAAGGTTCTATAGAAGAAACGCAGAGAAATGATGCTTCAATCAGCTTCACGCTTTTGATGTCAACAATGATTTCTTAGTTAAATGTTCTCTTTCTTATATTTCAAGCTCAAAATACCAGCTACTCCTAGCGCATGGACTTGAGACATGGACTCACATGGTGGACTAGGCCCCTATATTTAGATCCTTCTTCTCATAAGCATTCACTAGGGGCCATttgattcaaaaaaataatgttgGAAACAAA comes from Castanea sativa cultivar Marrone di Chiusa Pesio chromosome 3, ASM4071231v1 and encodes:
- the LOC142628020 gene encoding large ribosomal subunit protein uL22y, producing MVKYSREPDNPTKSCKARGSDLRVHFKNTRETAFAIRKLPLVKAKRYLEDVLAHKQAIPFRRFCRGVGRTAQAKNRHSNGQGRWPVKSAKFILDLLKNAESNAEVKGLDVDSLFISHIQVNQAQKQRRRTYRAHGRINPYMSSPCHIELVLSEKEEPVKKEPESQLTTSKSKKSHALRSGASS